One Brassica napus cultivar Da-Ae chromosome A5, Da-Ae, whole genome shotgun sequence DNA window includes the following coding sequences:
- the LOC106345175 gene encoding uncharacterized protein LOC106345175 codes for MTSWKKTIATPFKKAATFFNQPQQTPHNRHANAKAREEHERRSVKELQGDVMACGYEDVLVMWSILDKSNSSNNLSS; via the coding sequence ATGACTTCATGGAAGAAAACAATCGCAACGCCATTCAAGAAAGCGGCAACGTTCTTTAACCAACCGCAGCAAACGCCACACAACCGCCACGCAAACGCCAAGGCAAGAGAAGAACACGAGAGACGATCGGTGAAGGAGCTTCAAGGAGACGTCATGGCTTGTGGTTATGAAGATGTCCTCGTCATGTGGTCAATTCTTGACAAGTCAAACTCTTCAAACAATCTCTCTTCTTGA